ATCCACACATTTGGGAGAAATTCTACGGGTGGTTGACTGTGCCTCTGGGTGCGTTGGTCGCGGCCTATTATTTCTTCGGGAGAGGCGCAGCCGAACAGCTCGGACATGTTGGGCACGAATACGCAGCGTTCATCGCGCTGATTGGCTCGCTCTACGTTGTGTCGGGCGGGATATTGGTGGCGATGACCGGCCGGTTGACGCCGCACCAGAATCTCTACCTATTGGGGATCGGCGCGGTGTTGGCGAATTTTGTTGGCACGACCGGCGCGTCAATGATTTTGATTCGGCCGTTTATGCGCGGCAACGCGTGGCGGTTCAAAAAGTACCATATTGCTTTCTTTATTTTCATCGTCTCCAATTGCGGCGGCGCACTGACTCCGATCGGCGACCCTCCGTTGTTCTTGGGATATTTGCGCGGCGTGCCGTTTTTCTGGGTATTTGAGGCGCTCTGGTACAAGTGGATGATCGGTGTCGTCATATTGCTGGTCATGTTTTACTTCATTGACCGCCGCGAGTTCATTCATCACTCCAAGCAAGAGCAGGAAGCGGCGGAACTGGTCGACCACTTTAGAGTGCGCGGCCTGATAAATATTCCGTTTCTCGCGATCATCATCGGGGCGGCATTTGTGCAAGAGCCGATGTTCTTGCGTGAAGCAATCATGCTCGCCGCCGCGGCGGGATCCTATTTCCTGACGAAACAGGAAATCCACGAACGCAACAATTTTAACTGGCATCCGGTAAAAGAAGTCGCGCTGTTGTTTCTCGGTATATTCGCGGCAATGGTTCCGGCGCTCGACTGGCTTTCTCACAATGCCGGCAGCTTGGGCATAGAATCGGCGACTCAGTTTTATTGGCTGACGGGAAGCCTTTCTTCCGTGCTCGATAACGCTCCAACATATTTGAACTTCCTGACCACGGCCATGGGACTTCACGGCGAAGACGTGAACTCAAAGATCGCGGTGATGGAATTTGCCACTCAGCATGCCGATCTCTTGCGCACAATTTCGATTGCCGCGGTGTTCTTCGGAGCGATGACCTACATCGGCAACGGTCCGAATTTTATGGTCAAGTCGATTGTCGAACATGAGAAACTACCCACGCCGTCGTTTATTGAGTACATTTACAAATACTCAATCCCGATTCTTGCTCCCGTGCTGATTGTAACGTGGTTTCTCGTTATCTAATCCGGTTTTTGTTCGCGGCAGTTGTGCTGAGCACGTTTGGCTGCGAGTTGTTTAACACGCGCGATCCCGAAGATCCGGCCGGTGCGCGTGGAAGCTGGGAAGTGCCGCTTGCGCCCGAAGATGTCTTGACAAATTTGTCATTGGCGTTGTTTGAACGAAATGCTTCGAACTATATGCGTTCGTTTGCCGAGGACAGCTTCGCGTTTCTCGCCGATCCGACCGTCGTGCAGCAGCAGCCGAGCCTTGCACTGTGGAACTACGGCAACGAAGAAGCGCACATCAACAGTTTGTTCGGCGAAGGAGTGCTGCCGCAAGACAGCGTGGCGTTCGTCGTTTTTTCGGCAATCGAACAAACACTTTTGGGTGACACGGCCAACATCACAGCCCACTACGATTTGACTGCACAGGTCGCAATCGCAGGTGCGCCGGGCCAGATGGCGGGAGAAGCTCAATTTTCGATGATCGTAGGCAACCAAGGCTACTGGGAGATCCGCACGTGGAGCGATCGCCGCACGGAAGAATTGGCCTCGTGGAGCGAGCTAAAGGCGCTGCTGCAGTCGCGATAGCCTTTGCGGCGCTGTTGCTTTCGTGCACCAATCCGTTTGCCCCCAAGCTGCGCGGTGATGCGGGGACGATTTGGTCCGATGCGCAAACCGTCGGCGGGCTTTTGGAAAATTTTGTCGCCGCGTACGAGCTGAAAGATTCGCTCAGGTACTCCGAGTTGCTCGATGAGTCCTTTCAGTTCAGCTTCTACGACGTGGATTTGCAGCGTCAAGACGGATGGCTGCGGGAAACGGACCTGCGGGCGACGACGAGACTATTTCGTGCGTATGACAACATTACGTTAATTTGGGCCGGCCTGAACCAAGAGACACTCGCCTTGGAAACGCCGGACAGTCTGATTGAATTTCGGGCGCAATACCAGCTCGTGCTGGATAATTTGTCGCCGTTGTTGGGATTTGCAAGATTTACGGTTTACAAACCTGCCGATGACCGCTTCAGAATTTTGTTTTGGCAGGATGATTTCTAATAATTTCTAAAGAAAGGACACTCGTGCTATCGTCTCGAGTCTCGCGCCTCTCCATTTCGCAAACGCTGGCTATTGTTGAAAAGGTGCGGGAGCTTCAAAAGCAAGGCATGACCGTCTATGATATGTCGGTCGGCGAACCGGATCATCCGTCGCCGCCGGACGTCAAAGAAGCCGGCCGTCAGGCCATTAGTAATGATTTCACACGTTACACCGCGGCCGCAGGCATTATGGAACTGCGTGAAGCGATTGCGGCCAAGCTGAAACGCGACAACGGGCTCACCTACACGCCCAAGCAAATTGTCGTCGGAAACGGCGCGAAGCACATCTTGTCGGGAACGCTCTTGGCC
This region of Calditrichota bacterium genomic DNA includes:
- a CDS encoding sodium:proton antiporter, yielding MLSAGGHGDPPSLLWSIPFALILLQIAVWPLINPHIWEKFYGWLTVPLGALVAAYYFFGRGAAEQLGHVGHEYAAFIALIGSLYVVSGGILVAMTGRLTPHQNLYLLGIGAVLANFVGTTGASMILIRPFMRGNAWRFKKYHIAFFIFIVSNCGGALTPIGDPPLFLGYLRGVPFFWVFEALWYKWMIGVVILLVMFYFIDRREFIHHSKQEQEAAELVDHFRVRGLINIPFLAIIIGAAFVQEPMFLREAIMLAAAAGSYFLTKQEIHERNNFNWHPVKEVALLFLGIFAAMVPALDWLSHNAGSLGIESATQFYWLTGSLSSVLDNAPTYLNFLTTAMGLHGEDVNSKIAVMEFATQHADLLRTISIAAVFFGAMTYIGNGPNFMVKSIVEHEKLPTPSFIEYIYKYSIPILAPVLIVTWFLVI